The following DNA comes from Plasmodium cynomolgi strain B DNA, scaffold: 1561, whole genome shotgun sequence.
TTTTGGATGTTAAAGATTAAGATAGGGTTCATAGTTCAGTGTTTAGAAGTTTAAATAGTATTACAaactttttgcaaatatcTACCGCGTCAGAATTGGACTTAAAGGAAGACTTCGTATCACCGCAGAAGGAAGTCTCATCCGTGTACTCGTTCAAATCGATGaagccttcatttttttggtactCCCTCTTGTTTTGGAAAATTTCGTACTATGAAGGTTAGGGGAAAGAGCGTTAAACGGGTAGGTGCGTAAATGGGCAAgtgaataaatttacaaatgtgCTGAGGAATAGTAGGAAGTAAAGGCTCATGAACGCATATTTTAAGCGGCGACGTTGTGCCCTTACGTCCGGTTCTTGTGACATTTTCTCGCGAGTTGTATCATCGGAAGGGAGAAATTAAGATGAGGGACACATATTTTGCTGCAACAATGGCAAGACTTCATATGTCGATATTGTGACTCTACTGCTTTACGATAATTAAAGGGTGCAGTTGAGCATAGAATGCCTTTTCGCGCATGGATAACTGGGTTTTTGTCAATATGGTGAGGAATGACCACCTTTAATTATCCAGCAAAAATTGGGGTCTCTTTCAATAACagtaatgttaaaaaaacaattacaaTTATGCATGGATGAGACATCCCATCGAATTCACATCAACAGGATTGTCACATGgttctttttacaatttcgaTGAGTggcataatttttgtttcgcAATTTTGGTGATTCATAAAGTGCGATTTTTTGTCCGTTTTTATATCTGTAAATGTTTCTATAAAgaacaattatttttgtaaaaattatggatttttttcctaacaTATAATTATTCCGTTTcgcaaattaaaaacatgCCTTTGCAACggtttaatatatattttttttttaattccaccTTGAAGAGATT
Coding sequences within:
- a CDS encoding CYIR protein (putative;~vir-type antigen), which translates into the protein MSQEPDYEIFQNKREYQKNEGFIDLNEYTDETSFCGDTKSSFKSNSDAVDICKKFVILFKLLNTEL